The DNA region GGGAGGTCTACCCCCGTGGTGATACCCAGCAGCTGAGGTACCTGGGGCTCGAGCTTGGTGTGGATGTCCTCATAAGCGGACATACGCATCAGCCCTTCATAACCGAACTTGAGGACATGCTCCTCCTCAACCCTGGGAGCCCTACAGTGCCCCGCCTAACAGATCCAAGCGTCATGATCCTTGAAATTGACGGTGAAAAACTCGATGCCAGGATCATCAGGACAGGGGCGCCTGTCTGCAGATCACTGAACTTCCAGAGGTGAATCCATGGGAA from Methanothermobacter sp. includes:
- a CDS encoding metallophosphoesterase, which produces MLIGVISDTHIPDRAAELPEAVFEAFSDVELILHAGDLTSPDVLSDLETIAPVECVQGNMDRRYGVDNPRSRLFEIGAYRVGLIHGEVYPRGDTQQLRYLGLELGVDVLISGHTHQPFITELEDMLLLNPGSPTVPRLTDPSVMILEIDGEKLDARIIRTGAPVCRSLNFQR